A region of the Vanrija pseudolonga chromosome 2, complete sequence genome:
CCCCAAGCTGCCGTGGTATCTCAACACGCGCACGTTGGTGTCGCATTTGTGTGAGTACTTACGGCGTGCCGCCCCACCTAGGGCTTGCTTGCGCGCAGGCACAACAGCACTGCGCAGCGCGACTGCGACTGACGTCGCAACAGTCTTCGGGCCGTACATCTACGTGCCGCTCATCACAGCCCTTGTGTGGCTcgccggcctgctcgcgctcatcaGCGTGTgggcgcgcgacggcaagccAAAGTAtgcgctcaaggaggcgTCCATCGTCTACGTCTCAAACGTCGCCGGCAAGCACAAGGCAATCTTCATCCCAATCACCTGCGTCACTGCCGTGTGAGTAACTTGGCAacggccaacgacgacgcaacCAACAGCACCTGACACTTCCTAGCGGCTTCGTCCtctcgctcgtgctcgagcgctggctgcgccgcgtcgaccgcctgcCGACCGACATCCGCAAGCGCGAGAAGATCCTGAGTGCGTGCGCGGTCTAGCGAGCAAGCAAGTCGAACGAGCAGCATAGCTGACCTCCCTTCCCCAGACTGGCTCGCCATCCTGTGCGCGACGATCGGCGGCATCGCCCTCATCCTGCTCGCTATCGTGCGTGTGCCCGCGTGCCTCCGGCCGCAAGCCCCCCGCTGACACTGTCTCCCCCAGTTCGACAACTTCAACCACAGCTCGGTGCACTGGTCCATGGCGGCCATCTTCATCGTGCTcacctcgctctcggccaTCCTCCAGACGGGGCAGGTATGGTCGCTGCACAAGGACCACCCGGACCGCAAGTCGCTGCTGCGCAACTCGATCATCAAGCTCATCATCCTCTTCTTCGGCGTGGCGGGCGCGATCGCCTTCGCGGCCCTCTACGGCGTGTGCCacggctcgtcgctgccccgCAAGAAGCACTCGGCAAAGACGTGTAACCGCGTCACGTCTGGCGCAGCAGCCATGGAGTGGGCGATTGCCTTCatcctcgtcttcttcttcctcacgctcgtcgccgacctgtGGCCCGCCGGCaagagctcgccgcgctaCATGCGCCAgctggcgcgctggcagGAGAAGCACGAGCCCGGCACCGCGCACGACTTTACCGGTCGCCGTGCGTTCACTGCCCACCCCGAGCGCTGGGAGAACGACGGTGATGCCGTCGACCCCGTCgaggcccgcgccgacgagatgcACGCGGCCATGAAGGCGCGCAACCAGGGCATCGACCctaccgcgccgagccccgcaCACTTCCCCCCGCCGACGATCCCCCTCTCGAGCATTGCTATCCACTCCAATGAGCCGCTCaacgagcacgccgccgagcccggaCAGTCTAGAGTGTAGCGATAGAGTACGTAGCCTAGTTATACTCACACATACATGCATAGAATAATACTGTACGGCTTGGTCGGCTacgacgccgcagccgcgccgccgtcgaggatcCAGTCCTCGGTccagccgacgagcgcgagcaggccatcgaggtcgacgccggggcTCTGCCCGCTCCCTTCGTCGAGAGGCAGCATGTTCTCCTGTCCCCACGCGTTCCACGCTGCGTCGTTGGCCGACGGGTCGGCAGAGAACGGGAAGAAGTCGAAGCAGGGCAGGCTGGAGCAGAGGTCTGCAgccgctggtgctggcaCAGCGGGTGGGTTGTTCC
Encoded here:
- the sfk1 gene encoding Protein sfk1, giving the protein MTGSPSSSDDGPRRESESTAVEPQRPKLPWYLNTRTLVSHLFFGPYIYVPLITALVWLAGLLALISVWARDGKPKYALKEASIVYVSNVAGKHKAIFIPITCVTAVGFVLSLVLERWLRRVDRLPTDIRKREKILNWLAILCATIGGIALILLAIFDNFNHSSVHWSMAAIFIVLTSLSAILQTGQVWSLHKDHPDRKSLLRNSIIKLIILFFGVAGAIAFAALYGVCHGSSLPRKKHSAKTCNRVTSGAAAMEWAIAFILVFFFLTLVADLWPAGKSSPRYMRQLARWQEKHEPGTAHDFTGRRAFTAHPERWENDGDAVDPVEARADEMHAAMKARNQGIDPTAPSPAHFPPPTIPLSSIAIHSNEPLNEHAAEPGQSRV